The Candidatus Margulisiibacteriota bacterium genome contains the following window.
TTCGGTCTTTTCAATGCCGGGATAGACCTCCATCATCGTCTTGCCTATCAGCTCCTCTTTAGCGCGCTTTTCCTGTTCGGCAACGACATTATTGACGTATAAATAACGCCAATCAAAACCGATGATCTGAAAGCCTTCCATCATCGAATCAAGCGTGTTGCGGTAACGTTCTTCGGCCTTAAGCAATTTTTCTTCGGCTTTTTTAGACTCGGTAACATCGACCAGGGAAACAAAAAAACCGACTATCTTGCCTTCGGCATCTTTTCTTAGCAACCCGTTGACGATAACCGGCGGCATTTCGCCGCTTTTTTTTCTGATCTTGATTTCACGGTTCTTGACCTGGCCGTTGCTCAAAACTTCGTTCATTATTCCATTCGCCTCCGCCTCGCTCCCGATAAAATCGACAAAGCGGCGGCCGATTATTTCGTCTTTCGGGTAGCCGAGAAAATCGGAGGTTTCACGTCCGGCGTCGGTAATGACCCCGACCGGGCTGACATGAACGATCGGAATCGGCAGGAACCGCCAGATATCCTCCAAATAATCGCTGATCTGCAGCAACTCTTTTTCGGAGACGTTCATTTGTTTTTCGCTGTCGCTCATTAATTCCACCAAGCCTTAAATTCGTAATAATCCGCCCCGTTGTCCGGCGATTTGATCAATTCGCAATGGACCGCGCTACCGACGGAAAATTCCAGCACCCGCCGAAAATAGCCCTGAATATATTCTATCCCGCTTTTGGGCAGGACCAACCCCTTAACTTTGACGAGCGCGAATTTTTCCTCGCCGTGATAGGCGGTCTCCAATTCGCCGACCGTGTAATGTTTTTTCCAAATCGCCGGCGCCGATTCGATCATTGTCTTGGCAGAGGAAAAAAACTTGACCAGCCATTTCATTAAAAAGGAAAATTTCGGCGCGGTATAACCCATCTCCTGCAGTTCTTCTTTGGTCATATTAAAATTCTCGTCAATAACCAGCAGGGAAAGGATCCGCAAACCAAGCGGCAGCCAGACCAAAGGCTTGATCTTATCGTACTCAACCGGATAGCCAAGCTCGCTCAACCTCCGACCGACCCGCAACAGCCCCTCTTCCCCCCATTTTTTCTTAACGTACTCGGCGTCGGTCTGAAACGCCACTCCCCGGACCTCTCCCGGGTATTTTTTCATAATTTCGTCGGCGGCCTGTTGCGTTAGCGGCATATTACACTTCCTTGTACTTGTTCGTGATCGGGACCCGCCAATCCTTGCCAAAGGCCCGCGCCGTGATCCGGGGGCCGGGCGGGGCCTGGCGGCGCTTATATTCCGCCCGATCGATCAGGCCGGCAACTTTAACGACTGTTTCACGGTCAAAGCCGAGCCCGACTATCTGCTCGACGCTCTTATTCTCTTCAACGTAGGCTTTAATGATCGGATCAAGCGTTTCGTAAGGGGGCAAGGTGTCCTGGTCCCGCTGGTTCGGTTTCAGTTCGGCCGTCGGCGGCCGGTTAATAACCGATTCCGGAATAACTTCCCGTTCGGCGTTGCGCCAGTCGACCAGACGGTAGACCAGGGTTTTGGGAACATCCTTGATCACGGCGAAACCGCCGGCCATGTCCCCGTAAAGAGTGCAATAGCCGGTCGACATCTCCGACTTATTACCGGTCGTTAAGACCAGCCAGCCGAATTTGTTGGAAAGAGCCATTAAATAGTTGCCGCGGATCCTGGCTTGCAGATTTTCTTCCGCGATATTTTCGGCCCGGTCTTTGAACTGCGGGCGAAGCTGATCGAGGTAGCGCTTAAAGAGCTCCTTGATCGGCAAGCTCTCCATTCTCACGCCCAGCCGTTCGGCAACCGCTTTCGCGTCGACAAAACTCCGATGGGCGGTGTAATCGGACGGCATAAAGACGGCGTGGACCCGATCCGGGCCCAGGGCGTCGGCCGCGATCGCCAGGGTCAGGGCAGAATCGATCCCGCCGGAAAGACCAATGACAACGTCCGAAAAGCGGTTCTTCTCAACATAATCTTTGACCCCCAGAACCAGGGCTCCGTAAATTTCCTCGTCATCATCCAGCCAGCCGGCGGCCGGACCGGATTCTTTCAGATCGACCAATAACAGCTCTTCCCGATACTGACCGGCGGCAGCGATCAATTTGCCGCGCGGCGAAGCGACCATGCTCCCGCCGTCAAAAACCAGTTCATCCTGCCCGCCGACCGAGTTAACGTAAACCACGTGGGCGCCGGTCTTTTTTGCCCGGGCTTTGACCAGTTTTTCCCGTTCCTTAACTTTACCAAGGTGATATGGTGAGGCGTTAATATTCAGGATCAGTTTCGCTCCGCCCCTGGCTTCGGCCAAGTACGGCCCCTTTTCCACCCAGAGGTCCTCACAGATCCCCAAGCCGATCTTTATTCCTTTATAGGCAATGACCTCCGATTTGGTCCCAGCCTGGAAATAGCGTTTTTCGTCAAAGACTCCGTAGTTGGGGAGATTGTTCTTGTGGTAGATCGTCTTGATCCGGCCATCGACAATAAAAGCCGCGGCATTATAAAGCGCAGCCCCTTTTCGATCGACAAAACCGAGGAAAACAGCCACTCCTTTTGAAGCGGCGGCGACTTCTTTTAAAGCGGCCAGGTTCGCCGTGATGAATTGAGGTTTTAACAGCAGGTCTTCCGGCGGATAACCGGTCAGGACAAGTTCCGGGAAAACGACCAGGTCGGCGGACACGGCTTTGGCCGCGGCAATTTGTGCGGCGATCTTCGAAACATTTCCCGTAAGATCACCGACGATCGGATTGATCTGGGCCAAGGCAAGCTTCATGTCTTGGAATTATACCTGATTCGGACGGTCCAAGCCAGCCGGCTGTTTTTTTAGGTAAGCGTCGATCCGGCGGGCGGCCAGTTTACCGTCCCCCATCGCCGAGATAACGGTCGCCGACCCACGGACAATATCCCCGCCCGC
Protein-coding sequences here:
- a CDS encoding PAS domain-containing protein; amino-acid sequence: MSDSEKQMNVSEKELLQISDYLEDIWRFLPIPIVHVSPVGVITDAGRETSDFLGYPKDEIIGRRFVDFIGSEAEANGIMNEVLSNGQVKNREIKIRKKSGEMPPVIVNGLLRKDAEGKIVGFFVSLVDVTESKKAEEKLLKAEERYRNTLDSMMEGFQIIGFDWRYLYVNNVVAEQEKRAKEELIGKTMMEVYPGIEKTEMFEQLKRCMEERVPHRMENEFVYPDGRRGYYELSIQPMTDGIFVVSQDITVRFQAEQKLKEKMQELEEFHGLAVGRELRMIELEKEVDALLAAQGRAPKYDRI
- a CDS encoding NAD+ synthase; the encoded protein is MKLALAQINPIVGDLTGNVSKIAAQIAAAKAVSADLVVFPELVLTGYPPEDLLLKPQFITANLAALKEVAAASKGVAVFLGFVDRKGAALYNAAAFIVDGRIKTIYHKNNLPNYGVFDEKRYFQAGTKSEVIAYKGIKIGLGICEDLWVEKGPYLAEARGGAKLILNINASPYHLGKVKEREKLVKARAKKTGAHVVYVNSVGGQDELVFDGGSMVASPRGKLIAAAGQYREELLLVDLKESGPAAGWLDDDEEIYGALVLGVKDYVEKNRFSDVVIGLSGGIDSALTLAIAADALGPDRVHAVFMPSDYTAHRSFVDAKAVAERLGVRMESLPIKELFKRYLDQLRPQFKDRAENIAEENLQARIRGNYLMALSNKFGWLVLTTGNKSEMSTGYCTLYGDMAGGFAVIKDVPKTLVYRLVDWRNAEREVIPESVINRPPTAELKPNQRDQDTLPPYETLDPIIKAYVEENKSVEQIVGLGFDRETVVKVAGLIDRAEYKRRQAPPGPRITARAFGKDWRVPITNKYKEV